The following are encoded in a window of Salmo trutta chromosome 27, fSalTru1.1, whole genome shotgun sequence genomic DNA:
- the LOC115164163 gene encoding NADPH oxidase activator 1 gives MLYTEFLRLWDEAVKAVDARDWQGALSKLNQITEPTSRTLFLTASAHLALGQLEPAIQALDQTIAKDERLAVGFFQRAGAFMMASRLEEALNDCISSQKHMRGNMVIDYKQLGLRYKLYSWQVLYNTAAAHSRLDQLDKARDILISASQEKGRGGRGGNMEVALDMISRGEVLPVLLVPEGQVFRPRKQDIEQLGERDFLGKPKVISSMIPNDDFGGFEPLRVQKPGYYEPKVDRVEDSRYMRLRTPYISGGPGQLTVPGGAMVFVFSDMERDGLATVIHDGQKGLVPMTLLDPVDVKKYKGRRNIKSIPSGIPLPPGLRPPTRPQNQPGPIASPQESPVRQAPPPSYASATHSPNSSTPLRKYTSTVDSPTELDPTLPQGAEAGSVVVKVHYRYTVALSVPLGTPYDELQERIAHKLGQPASHLRLRHRQHGSQVLKPLDGEEGLRALLEVAEAGRTTLWCQTEDRLDNRTILYQMVALYDYAADGPEDLEFSEGDSIDILSEVNEEWLEGHCAGYIGIFPSCFAYREEETPTTRGATFTGDGGGHVPPTF, from the exons ATGTTGTACACAGAGTTTTTGCGGTTGTGGGATGAGGCGGTAAAGGCAGTGGATGCCAGAGACTGGCAGGGAGCCCTGTCTAAACTCAACCAGATCACTGAACCTACCTCCCGGACTCTGTTTCTGACCGCCTCCGCTCACCTCGCCTTGGGGCAGCTGGAACCTGCCATCCAG GCTCTAGACCAGACCATAGCAAAGGATGAGCGACTTGCAGTTGGCTTTTTCCAAAGAGCTGGAGCATTCATGATGGCTAGCAG GCTGGAGGAGGCTCTGAATGACTGTATCTCATCTCAGAAACACATGAGAGGGAACATGGTCATTGATTACAAACAGCTGGGGCTACGCTACAAGCTCTACAGTTGGCAG GTCTTGTATAACACAGCAGCTGCCCACTCTAGACTGGACCAGTTGGACAAAGCCCGGGACATCCTGATCTCAGCCTCCCAGGAGAAAGGAAGAGGGGGGCGAGGAGGGAACATGGAGGTGGCTTTAGACATGATCTCT AGGGGAGAGGTGCTGCCTGTCCTTCTGGTGCCAGAGGGGCAGGTGTTCCGCCCCAGGAAACAGGACATAGAacagctgggagagagagacttCCTGGGCAAACCAAAG GTCATTTCCTCTATGATTCCCAATGATGACTTTGGTGGATTTGAACCTCTCAGGGTTCAG AAACCTGGATACTACGAGCCCAAGGTGGATAGAGTGGA GGATTCTCGCTACATGCGTCTGCGTACCCCCTACATATCCGGGGGCCCTGGTCAGCTGACGGTGCCAGGGGGAGCCATGGTGTTTGTCTTCAGTGATATGGAAAGAGATGGACTGGCCACGGTCATACACGATGGACAG AAAGGACTTGTCCCCATGACACTGCTAGACCCAGTGGATGTCAAGAAATACAAAGGCAGAAGAAATATTAAA AGTATTCCCAGTGGGATCCCCCTCCCACCGGGCCTCAGACCGCCCACTCGCCCGCAGAACCAGCCCGGCCCCATAGCATCTCCTCAGG AGAGCCCAGTTAGACAGGCACCACCACCATCCTATGCCTCTGCCACCCACTCACCAAACAGCTCCACCCCGCTACGCAAGTACACATCCACAGTAGACAGCCCCACTGAACTG GATCCCACTTTACCCCAGGGAGCAGAGGctgggtctgtggtggtaaagGTGCATTACAGATACACCGTGGCTCTGAGTGTCCCTTTAGGCACACCGTACGATGAACTACAGGAGAGAATTGCACACAAATTGGGGCAGCCAGCCTCACACTTGCGCCTCAG acACAGGCAGCATGGCTCCCAGGTGCTGAAGCCTCtggatggggaggaggggctCAGGGCCCTGCTGGAGGTGGCAGAGGCAGGCAGAACCACACTGTGGTGCCAG ACTGAGGACCGCCTGGACAACCGTACCATTCTCTACCAGATGGTGGCACTGTATGACTATGCAGCAGACGGCCCAGAGGACTTGGAGTTCAGTGAGGGAGACTCTATTGACATTCTCAGTGAAG TCAACGAGGAGTGGCTGGAGGGACACTGTGCTGGTTACATTGGCATCTTCCCCAGCTGTTTTGCCTATCGGGAAGAAGAGACCCCCACaaccaggggtgcaactttcactggggacggggggggtcatgtcccccccacattctga